One window of the Nicotiana tabacum cultivar K326 chromosome 4, ASM71507v2, whole genome shotgun sequence genome contains the following:
- the LOC142180269 gene encoding UDP-glycosyltransferase 83A1-like has translation MDADGCKVSGSHGHVLVMTCPLQGHAAPLIKLSHRIAEYGVKVSFVSTEFSSATLSHEIPDSGEGMIRLVSVPDGLDPENDRKDLQILSESIRKVMPAHLEDLLNKASDKVTSVILDSPLGFLLEIPKKMGIKTAVYLCSTPGCLALGLNISKLIEAKVIDTDGTPLKNENIQVVPNLPAMSTAEFTWYHPQGADKQKIMFVSIKEIFEWMINSDWIICNWFTDLAPSASILTTNIFPVGPLLANGQSAGSLYSEDSSCLTWLDKQAPKSVIYVAFGSTSRFSQQQVEELALGLELMNRPFLWVAWSGLGNGSFALYSSDFSERVAKRGKIVEWAPQEMVLAHPSIACFVTHCGWNSTMESVSVGVPFLCWPYFGDQLYTQTCISDGWEIGLLLNADEKGIISGYEIKRKVEDLLSDDSIRANSLKLKEMARNSISIGGSSTKNLEFLVSLMKQ, from the exons ATGGACGCCGATGGCTGTAAAGTTTCTGGCAGTCATGGCCATGTTTTGGTAATGACTTGTCCCTTACAAGGCCACGCAGCGCCCCTCATCAAACTTTCACATCGTATAGCCGAGTATGGGGTGAAGGTCTCATTTGTGAGTACAGAGTTCTCGTCCGCGACTCTGTCCCATGAAATTCCAGATTCTGGGGAAGGAATGATTCGTTTAGTCTCAGTTCCAGATGGACTTGATCCCGAGAATGATAGGAAAGATTTACAAATATTGTCTGAGAGTATTAGGAAAGTTATGCCTGCTCATTTGGAGGACTTGCTCAACAAGGCCAGTGACAAGGTTACTAGTGTTATACTTGATTCACCATTAGGATTTCTGCTGGAAATTCCTAAGAAAATGGGGATCAAGACTGCTGTTTATCTCTGTTCTACACCAGGATGCTTGGCCTTGGGGCTCAATATATCTAAGCTTATTGAAGCAAAAGTCATTGACACTGATG GAACTCCATTAAAGAATGAGAATATTCAAGTTGTGCCAAATTTACCAGCCATGAGCACTGCTGAATTTACGTGGTACCATCCGCAGGGCGCGGATAAACAAAAAATAATGTTTGTATCAATTAAAGAAATTTTTGAATGGATGATAAATTCGGACTGGATTATTTGCAACTGGTTCACTGACCTTGCCCCTTCAGCTTCAATTTTGACTACCAATATTTTTCCTGTTGGTCCTTTACTTGCCAATGGGCAGTCTGCTGGAAGCCTTTATTCAGAAGATTCAAGTTGCTTAACCTGGCTAGACAAACAAGCTCCAAAATCAGTTATTTATGTAGCCTTTGGCAGCACTTCAAGATTCAGCCAACAACAGGTTGAAGAATTGGCATTAGGCCTCGAGCTTATGAATCGACCATTCTTATGGGTGGCTTGGTCAGGCCTGGGAAATGGTTCATTTGCTCTGTACTCGAGTGATTTCTCAGAGAGAGTGGCTAAGCGCGGGAAGATTGTCGAGTGGGCACCTCAAGAAATGGTGTTGGCTCACCCTTCAATTGCCTGTTTTGTGACTCATTGTGGTTGGAATTCCACAATGGAGAGTGTAAGTGTGGGAGTACCTTTTCTATGTTGGCCTTATTTTGGAGATCAATTGTATACACAGACTTGTATTTCTGATGGTTGGGAAATAGGCTTATTGTTGAATGCAGATGAGAAAGGGATCATTTCCGgatatgaaattaagagaaaagtGGAGGATTTGTTATCAGATGACAGCATAAGAGCAAACTCACTTAAGTTGAAGGAAATGGCTAGAAACAGCATAAGTATAGGAGGATCTAGCACCAAAAACTTGGAATTCCTTGTATCACTAATGAAGCAATGA
- the LOC142180188 gene encoding expansin-A23-like has protein sequence MVVAFETKQVEGALNGDGWGNARATFYGDQTGGETMQGACGYGNLFQQGYGLETAALSTALFHNGATCGACFEIMCVNAPQWCNAGVKITITATNFCPPNYTKTVDVWCNPPQEHFDLSEPMFLKIAKYKAGVVPVVYRRVKCHKKGGIKFEIKGNPNWILVLVYNVGGVGDVANFKIKGSKTGWIPMSRNWGQNWQTSAQLVGQSLSFQVQTSDGQWVQSDDVVPANWQFGQNFEATNNFNS, from the exons ATGGTTGTAGCATTTGAAACTAAACAGGTAGAAGGAGCTTTGAATGGCGATGGATGGGGAAATGCCCGTGCTACATTTTATGGAGACCAAACGGGTGGCGAAACTATGC AGGGAGCTTGTGGCTATGGAAATTTATTCCAGCAAGGATATGGCTTGGAAACAGCAGCACTAAGCACAGCACTTTTTCACAATGGGGCAACCTGTGGAGCTTGCTTTGAAATAATGTGTGTAAATGCTCCTCAATGGTGCAATGCAGGGGTAAAAATTACAATAACAGCCACCAATTTCTGCCCTCCAAATTACACAAAAACTGTAGATGTTTGGTGCAATCCTCCACAAGAACACTTTGATTTGTCAGAGCCAATGTTCTTAAAAATAGCCAAATATAAAGCAGGGGTTGTCCCTGTAGTTTATAGGAGAGTCAAGTGCCACAAAAAAGGAGGGATCAAGTTTGAGATCAAAGGAAATCCTAATTGGATTCTTGTTCTTGTTTACAATGTGGGAGGTGTTGGAGATGTTgccaatttcaaaatcaaaggATCTAAAACTGGTTGGATTCCTATGTCGCGAAATTGGGGCCAAAATTGGCAGACTTCTGCACAATTGGTAGGACAGAGCTTGTCTTTCCAAGTACAAACTAGTGATGGCCAATGGgttcaatctgatgatgttgtTCCTGCTAACTGGCAATTTGGTCAGAATTTTGAAGCGACCAATAATTTTAACTCGTGA